A region of the Mytilus edulis chromosome 11, xbMytEdul2.2, whole genome shotgun sequence genome:
GATAGTCGTTGATGGATAAACATTTGCTGTCGatataaacaatgaaacaaaacaatataagGTATTTGTAACAATGGTTTTAACCTGTTGAAAGATTCTTTTGTCGTGCAATCTTTTGTATAAGTGTTATaagtaaaacattttgaatttcataaTTACCATGTGTTATATGAATGATGATGTGAATATATTTGACACGCTTTTATATCCGATGagtgatatataaatattttcacaggtgccaaatgtggagctaGATCTTTATACCTTTCTAGAACACATGAGGTAACCCCCAAGTTTGTTCTGCTAAGTctaattttttctttgttttgttttgtgtaataATATGTGTCTGTATATCTGTTCCATTTCTTTTTGGCTATGAGTTGTCATAGTTTTCGATTTATGGGTTTGAATGTGCTTATGAAATCTCTTGTTTAGTGTTTTTCTTACTTATAATTACAGGTTATGATGTTGACTAAGTTGTCAAGATTAAAGCATGACATCGATAAAAAATTTCTCTTCTCGAATACTATTGCGACTCCGAAACAATAGGTGTTTGCTATTAATTCAAAATAGTTGTGCTTAGCtatagtcggttaaagagctcaccagagctcatgttttgtCTGCTATTATGTTTATAGATGCCgcctctaaataaaatttatttacttacttacttccTTACTTATTTACTAGGCTGAGCATTTTATAATGGTTTCACAATCTCTGATTTTTTCCCAGCAGTGATTTAAACACAGACCCCTGCACTCAACTCCAACAAGATACCACAAAACCAAAGAGGCAATTatctttataaaagagggacgaaagataccaaagggacagtcaaactcataaatctaaaacaaactgacaacgccatggctaaaaatgataaagacaaacagaaaagcaATAGAACActggacacaacatagaaaactaaagaataaacaacacgaaccccaccaaaaactaggggtgatctcaggtgctcgggaagggtaagcagatcctgttccacatgtggcacccgtcgtgttgcttatgtgattacaaatccggtaaatagtctaattcggtaggtcacattcatgaaagggaaggggattgtaggtaCGACGTagggaacatatccaatatcatttgtgaaacggttattccataacggtcaaccaactcgtgatggcgtccgtaaaatttacgaagggatgatttcaacttcaccatttggaactcttggtttaatagcttccttgtgagcagtaaccctctatcaagaaaatcatgataggaaatgcaagcacgggaatatcgtatcaattgggagatatataccccgtatgcaggtgctgctggaatgttgctacttagaaatggaaagttcaaaattggaaagctgaaatcatctcttttgtcgtaaagttttgtttttaaccgaccctcattgtcaatttctagatgtaagtcaagatatgaagccgacttaactgtatctgtagtatcctttatctccaattcgatgggatagatgcgttccacatagtcaccaaattttgaattgtttagtgaaagaacgtcatctttatagcggaaagtagagttaaaggatattgctaacttcttatctttcttcctaagaagttcctgcataaagtcagcctcataataataaagaaacaagtcggcaagtagaggtgcacagtttgttcccattgggatgccgacagtctgttgaaaaacacgtcctccgaacgttacaaatatgttgtcaatcaagaaatcaagcatattgataatatcggtttcagagaattttttgtttgaatcagagtgattctttacaaagtatgatttatcattccctaagacaagatacttgtatctacgttggccattcttttttatgaagcaaagtaataccaactctttcaatttttcttttagtttggaatgtggaatacttgtgtaaagggtagaaaagtcaaatgtataAATTATGTATCTTTGTTAGCAATCCCTCAGTTTACCTTATCTATTTCTCCATTCTTGAATATTTTCGGTACAGAAACTTGATATTGATGATGGCAGTAtatagccaaggctccgtgttgaaggccgtactttaacctataatggtttactttttaaattgttatttgtatggagaggtgtctcattggcactcacaccacatcttcctatatccatatAAATTGTTTTAAGTTTTCGTTGCGTAAACAATACCTTGACATTgattcaaaatgtgagtttaataTAAACAGATACTAGTACAATAATCTAGTTCAATAAAACAAACCTGCTTAATGTTCTTCCAATGATTTCAGGTGTATGACCGAACAGAACTAAGCCTTTCACTATCGCCAAGTTTGGTAATGCTGGAACATGAATCTTTTTTAAAGGGAAATATtcctgtattattttttttattatttcacgtTCAGCTAAATCGCCAACAATTATTATGTCTATAACGTTGCTGGCTATGTTAGTCTTAAACACAGTGTCAAGTAGCGAAACCAAACGGTTAACCGTCGACTGAAAGCAAGATTGTAAAGCTTTAAGCGACATCTGCATACGATCATCTTCGTGGGAGATTTTTACATCTCTGCGGTATGGAGAACAATAAATGGCTTCGTCTATTGATTTTGCTGCGTATGATTGAAAAAAAGTGTTCCACATTTTCCAGGGAAACCACATTGTCAGgaaattttcatttttcgttttcatttcattgaattgttttaaaattctCATGTATGAAATCGGTTTTTCTTCATTAATTTTTGTTAGAAAAGGCTGACCGAAGATTCTATTCAGCATTTTCCAAAATTCTAGGTCAACAAGATCATTCCAAATGCCAAACCTCGTATCATTGTCTATCTCTTTCTTCTTGTCGAGGATACTCAACTGAcgatttatatcaatttttacGACGGCTGCTTCGAAACTCTTCCCTTAATAAATTAGAAAAAGATGGTAATGTACTGCGTTTGCATTAACATGACTTAGTCCTGCTTGACATGTTTAATATAGTTTAGGAAATGTTAAAGTAGGCATTTTCAAAACAATAGTCAATGTATAAactttctaaaaataataaaactattcCTTTGACAAAGATACAGAAATCAAAAACATTAAGCTTCGGTTTCAGTTATTTCATTTTGCTATGTCGGAGGAATCTGATCAGGTAGTGTGAATACAGAGTGAATGTCGTAATAAAAAGCTTTCAGATTTTAATTTGAATTCTTAACCGATATGTATTACTTATTTTAAGGACTTCAAATCCATATACGGTCTTGAGATATCCATAACATTTTGACCTGGTTTTTCATATTTGGTATAAATAGATTGTGTTATACCCGGCTAGATAACATTTTGCAATTCTACTTTTGTACCTACCTAAAATAGAAGCATTTCAAGAAACATAACAAAAGTGTACAAAAATTGCATTGCTAATGGAAGTAatcttgatatataaatatacttttattttggTACCACATAGTCAAGCAGTCGGTGACCACCAAAATGAAGAGCTAGGTTTATACTAGGGAAATGTTATAACagattatatttacaaatatctaTCAACTGCATTCACtggatattcaaatttatcaaatgtttagtagtaaatacagtagttttacatatttgataaatagcctgctgtttaatccatatcgcgcaactttgatgcgcaccctttatcgcatactcTTTATCACAGTCCTAccctttatcatatacttagactaaataacatatattttttactgtatgataatagcattaaatttacGTAAATTCCGTATTtatcgaattggtgcttagccggctgatatgaaaagtttatcacatactacgattgttatcacatgccttttcGTAACGTTAtggcatggcattccggtgatactcggcatattctggaaaatacacctcaatgctacgttttcagtgaaaaacattacaaaatagtttacaaaacaattatttggatactgaaaagtatattgcataaaatattaataaaaaaacaaataaaaaacaaacaaattatgaaagaaatgcatttttttaaaagtttcaaacacaatttagaaataaaattgagaatggaaatggggaatatgccaaagagacaacaacccgaccatagaaaaaaacaacatcagaaggtcaccaacaggtcttcaatgtagcgaaaaattcccgcacccagaggcgttaCTTTGAAAAAGTTTACTTTTCCTAATAGTGTTCATTGTGTAtattgatgggtttttttttgtcaattcgtccatatttaaatgttttgcttctctgttgaggcatatggtaGAAAGGTTTCAtgtcgaatgtactaaatttggggaccgacgtccgtgaacttctcactctttgaacttctgtTTGTGAACCACGTGAAAGGAttaatatatgaatctgttatgtttctccattgttgaagcatatgataaaaagatcataacatgtcatttttcatatcgcatgtattatcagccctcggtcaatatcagccctcgagccatgcggctgttgggctgataatacatgcggtATGAAAAaagccatgtaataatctgatattatcacaccactatttttttttacataaagtcagtttttttttcctcaaaatacaGGATCAATAGAACGGTTATTCgggcgtgacgcaatttattgaatggcgtcttgtttggtatgtgacgtcccGAActtaaagttttcatattttttggcacactaaatgaaactataagaaatacaaaacactcaaaaaaatacaataataaacaaaatggttttaaaacaacagcacgcaaattgaaAGGTAACCTAGGTGCTTCGtctaagtaattgagcagttcttttaaggcctttaaaacaagacaaaagtagaactgaaggtaacccagtgctatggatcagaaaacagttcatataatataatactcttctgttaaaatatttaataaagtatatgatacatggcaaaatccgtatcacatgtcGTATCActctcgaccaatatcatccctcagTCCTAAAGGCCgttgggctgatattggtgtctcgggatgatacgacatatgatacggattttgccatgtattattctctatgcaACATCGTTTGGAACGTCCATTTTGATTGGTAAACGTCGCaaatttttatgacatttttccCAATTAATGCTGTGAAAATGTACGCACAAGCAAAGACGACGTATGGCAGACTTTaaatgttttaacgttgtttactatcagataacaatattgtatttcaaGCTCAGACGGCATTAACAAGTGATTTGAGGGTCATGAACAACCGTTTACTGGCTTTGCTCACGTGTCGCCAAATAACCTGAGTTGCGACCATAAAATCACCAATTGATTCCTTCGGAGCTTGAAAAACAATACAGTTATGTGCAAAATATGCCCCAAGTTTACACAGGGACATTCAAAACAGTTGCGAGTTAAATTCTCTGTGATCGGATCGACTGCGCTAGAAATGGTGAATAAATTTCATCTTAAATCATTAGTAAGTTACACATGCCAAGGccacaatatttttaaaatgtacttATTTGAACTGAATGCTACACTAGTTATAATGAACAGTTCAGGTCTATCGTTCCTTTTGAATCATGCGTATTTGGTTCATATAGCATAATCAATACAATATTCGAtgtgttttcttcatttttgtcaTCCAATAACGTACATGCAACTGTTAGCGACACCTACCTTTTATTATAGTCTATCGATAACAATTTCCAATAATTCActtaatgtacaacttgtattATTAAGAATATTGTGATAGGTTAcccaacaattgtaaaaaaaaacgatTGTATAATTACAAATACCTTACCTGCCATTTTTACTATGATATATCTGTTATCTAATTGCTGTTCAGAGTCAgtagtgttttctttgtttagtTTACCGAGGTAGTGCAGGTAAATTAATACTGCTTCTGGTTCGTATAAAATAGATAGTTGTTCACCACGTATACCAGCCTGTGATAACACTTGTTGATTTTATTTCCGAAAGAGTAAATATGAAagtaataaatttcaattttaaaacaatttgtttacttcaattaaacttaaaaactatatgtattataaatttaaattagcgtacaacaaattataaaaatgtcaaacaaaatgAAAGATGTACTAATAATAACCTGTTTTCgactttaaattttgtttaacacacatgaatatgtatatgtctTTTGTTCTGAATagacgtttttttttatcttacatatAACTGTAAGGCTCCAAACGTCTTTAATGAAGTGTGCGACCTTACTGTTGGGAATTTGATATAAAATGTATTAACGCATCAATGtcaaaatatcggaaattgatgagactgtcattaaagtgagagggttagcgctatagaaccaggtttaatccaccattttttacatttgaaaatgcctgtaccaagtcaggaatatgacagttcttgtccattcgtttttgatgcgttttgttatttgattttgccatgtgattatggactttcccaattgatcttcctctaagttcagtatttttgtgattttactttttaacaagtCAGGGGCCTGTTGTTCAGTATTTTCCCTTTGTTACTGTGTTTCATACGTGttcttgtttctcttttttcATAGATAGACCgttattaatttttatacaatgtgagttggatggagatttgtcactcataccacatcatttgtttttatataataaattgtaATCCTAATATTTGAAAGCAAAGTATGCATAAGAATTATATAGACAGAGGTACATGACCAAAAAATGTTACGTGTCCAGATTATGTCAATCTGTTCATGCATCATCATAATTATTATTATGTCGAAAGGACTTACTTGGTGTCATTACATTGCAATCTAGTGATCACATTatagtttttatcattttaaattcattttacgTAATACCTGTTTTGCACATTCTTTCATAAAGGAAATAGAGTCTTCTGGAAATGCAGCAGGGGTAGATAAAATCCAAAGAATATCTGCCTCATTTGATAGTCGCTCATCTGTCTCAAATTGTTGAAGAAGTTCGTTTTTCAGTGCTATGATAGCCATTGTATATACACGTTTAGCTGAGGTTTTTCCATTTCCATCAAGATCATTCAACTGAAGTTTTTTAAATGGTTCCTAAATAAAGATCAATcatgtcaaaggagtaggtctagtaagacccctttttggtcccaaaataaagcagttttacaaaaatgtttatatttaaacttaagttatttattagaaattaaaatgcttctgctacatgaatatgggctgtttttgacaatacaatgcacatatattaggtacatcataaagtcatgctaaattactgaaatctacACAATTTCTGCATTTTagctaaattttagacggtttccgttgtaaatgaaagtggccgcatgtgttttcatccttaatattgaaatctTAGCtgaatttgatgataatacataacatatataaaggttgaggatgaacacggatgcgactactttcatttttgacaaaaataaacatCTGAACAGTGACATttgttggcatatttgatagatttttcatatttaagctagaatcggagcgtttttaatgagtaaatcagttaaactctttcacataaactaattgaatcagctgaaatagacactcaagtgtttaaaaagtgtctaaaatatttttgtcagATGAAGCTGAAATTTGAgtccaaaatcggcccttaccggacctactcctttgttgaGAAAACCTGGTCCGTTTGTTTTGATTAAACAATAAAACGGTCATGTTTCGTATTGATATAGGTTGATATTTGcgttatgtaaaataaaatggcATGTTTAGAATATACAGGATGAGAGTATAGAGGTATCAAAAATCGATAATACTTTTCTATAAACATCACTCGCACAAAGACCGATTCTATCCGAACAAATAAGTAGTAAATTGAATGTGTTCCTTTCGATTTGATCACGAAATGTATTTCATCTTATTAACATTCCAAAGGACACATGTGGGAAGTTCACAAGGTAGAACAGATGTGATTCTTAAAACATACCATACAGATACGCTTTTTTGTTAAAACCTATTATAATGCTACAGCTAAGTGATATACTTGATATATTAATACATCTGTGACTTAATCACATGTTTATATCATAACTATATgcagtttaaattaaaaaaaaagaataaaaatgttgATGTATACTAATAGTTTTTTTGAAACCATAGTAATACACACTAATTGCCTTTTTTCATCTCACCTTACTTTCATAAAGCTGTAGATTGAAATGCCTAAAAAATAGATATTCGGTGTTTTTCTTCGTGTGTTTCAACTGCGCATATTCTTCTTGGGCGTCGTTACCAAAAGAAACGAAACGTAATTTCTGATCCAGAAGAAGGCATGTTGATGTCTTTGTAATACCCTTTCGCTTACTATCACTATACCATGTTTTTATCTGCTGAATGTCTAGCGGATCTTTCTGGAAACCATTTACTGTTGAAAACGCGTAAGTGGAAAATGGAGTTCCAATTTCGATAGCAGCTACCAATTTAAATCTGTTCACTTTAGTGTTTGATACTGCCATATTCGATCTGagtgagagaaaaaataaaatatttcgttTTACTATATATGTACGATGAATCTGAATTGTGTTTTGAGaaatcaaaacaatatttaagaCGCTATAATTGTTGAACACGAGAACTAACAACGTAAACTGGTATTTAAAAACATTACACAAATAATTAAAGTGCAttaaagtgtataaaaataaaaggaaccTACTTATATTGAAGACATCAAAACAATCTATTTAAAACATATCCGTTCTCGTTAGTACTAATTGCAAGACTCGTGTATAGATaactttttatcacatatttaagctATCCTTTTCTTATTTGAAGTCCTCTGCCGAAAATTATAttcgttgacaatttttatataaaacgtAATATCCGCATTTCCAGATCTAAATGCAAGAAtgtttgacctttgaccttgacctcaattttgaggtcataggtcagtgatctcaaatcaaaagaccacaGGTCAATCACGTGTATGGTTGTGgaaaaatactgatttcaaatacataagtgGAAAAAATCCTATAAGGATTGAACCATAACACCCTTCCActtaaataggttgaagttgcgccttattgcacacagtaatttggcaaacacatcatatcatttactgtaacagtttcttttgaataacgataacatgcaaaattaaaaatttatcaCATGACCTTTAACTTTggccttgacctcaatttccttcaaatgaaTCAAGgacttcatataaaaaaaaatgtaggtcTCTATGACTTAAagcgtatgaatttatccaacatatCGCCTATCTTAAACTTTCAAATGGGAATAACTCCtttaagatgtcttccgatcacttcAGTCAAAATTAACCAAATCAGTCTTAAGAATAGACGAACGaacagtttgttaaaatcttttacgtTTTTTAGATATAGCGATAAAAAGAAAAGGGGAtgcggggagataactccaataagaataagtgttcggtcacacagggtgagttttgaaacccccattactgtacaacatcaatGGCCAAAAATCTATTCGATATGtcgtaagacaaaaaagcatttCAAACggcagaagaagaaaaataatcagaaaaaggTCTTTCCATTAATTTGTTAAtgtcgttttttttaaataaaaaaacatttttttacgtatttattttttattgcctTTTTAATTCTGACCATAAGTGAGTACAAATAAAATGTGAAGTTCATAGTCTATTTTCAAAACACTTTTCTAAAGCTTTTTccatataaaataaaacagtttaaTCAATGACAACAGTTGATTCAAATTCTTGTCTAGACTCTGGATCATAAGCCCTAATTTTCAAGCTTGTGTCtccaaaaaaataatgaacttcAATACTTCGTTTTCTGTCTTTGGTATTTGGAAGCGTAATTTCAAGTGTACCAATTTTCCTACAATTTGCTTCATCAATGTATTTGGGACAAGATTTgtcagaaatatatatacaagattgATGTTTGTTCCCTTTTGGAATTATACAGTAATTCCTCGACAGATTAGAATAACGAGGTATATTGTGGTCGCGAGACACAATTATATCGAATACTTTTCCACACAAAACGTTTTTGCCTTGTACAAATTTTCTTGAAGGATCATGCTTTTTATTGTCAAATGGAATTTGAGCTCCAATACCATACGTATATTTTGTGATTCGATTGTATATAACTTCTGGTTTATGACCATACATAACAGCTCCTTGCATTACTGCGGTACCTGCGTCTACTGGAACTATAATCCGTTTATTTTCGAAACGATTTCTTATGGCATGCTCAATAATCTCGCAATTTGAAAATCCACCTACTAATAAAATCATAGAAACTTCATTAGCTTCGTCGAACTGTAATGCATTTTCTATAGTAGTAAGTACACCATCAGTAGtagatttaaataaatctttaataGTTTCGTTATCTACTTGAAGGTTTTCGTCTATTATTATATCTGTGATTTGCTTTGAAATACTAGTATTATATTGCCTTTTTGATATAGAATTAATAGCGCTGTAATTCATAGGGATGTCAAGAATATCCGAGTCTTCTTCTGTAACAGACTTCTTAGCTTCTTCCAGATCTTTACGTAAATCTAGAAACACAACAGGATTTTCTTTTTTGAGCGAATTGAACACGGGTTCTGTTAGTTTATCCTGTATCATTTCTAGAAATGCTTTGTCTACTGTTGTTCCACCGATTCCTTTGCCAGATGACTTTGTAAGTTCTTTTAGCATTCCGTTTTCAAGTTTTTCATGAACAGTTATGTCCGTGGTTCCTcctaaaaagatataaaatatgatcaaagaaaacaaattacAAGACAATAATTAATCGTAAGTATTGGTGTGAATAACATTTCTTCGTTTTTCGCATATTGCTTTAATACTCATCTATATATAACTTAGGTGATAACATATTTATGACTAAATAGTGTTTTTTAATTAACTTACACATTATGTGTATAACGTTTTAATGATGATATAGTCGACTGATTATAGCTGAGAGTGCAAGTATACGCTTATTTTACTACCGTTATGAACTCATATTCAATTGTATTTCTTGAAGTaattaaatattcaaacaataaAGATAACATAACATAAACGTAAGCAGACATTTAAAATGCAAACTGCAAATCAATAGCATCATTGGTAGTCTGCTACTACGAAAACCTGTAAGTAAATATGTCTTCTTATGATATACAatatatttggttatttttttacaTTCGCAAAGGGAATCTATTTTAaactaaatgtaaacaaattggCTCGAACGATTTGACAAAATAACACTTTATGTACCTCCTATATCCACCACCATATATTTTGTCCCTTCTGTTGGCTTAATAAAACCATCCGCAATATTTTCTGGTCTCTCTGTTGCCAAGTTATTGCAAAAAATTGATGCTGCTTCTGGTTCCAGTGCAATAAAAATTTGTAGAGGTTGTAGGCCTGCCTGTAAACAAAAAGGCAGAGACATACCTCTTAAAGATTATTCAGCATTGTTACATTTACAGACTTTGAAAAGGTGATTATAAATGTATCGGACTCTATAATTTAAAATTGGCTTCCGTCCTGAACATGTCAACATTGTTTAACTCTgtatgttaagcaaccaacaatcatcaATTAATCAAAACGTGTTGTATTTGCCAAAAATGTTCGTCGTATACCAAAGAAACATTAAGAACCATCTTAACTTAATGACTGAAATGTTCAAATAATGTTCATGTTAGCAATTCTTTATTACTTACTGAGAAATTTCCGACTTATCTGACgccaatgtattatttttttataaaaagtatgtACAAATATCTCTTACCAATATTGCACATTGTCTCATGAAAAGCTTGCTTCTATCATCCCAAATAGCAGGAACAGTAATAACCCAtctaatgttttctttatttgtcGATGTATAAAGTTTCGCCTTTCTTATTTGTTCTATTAATGCATCAGTAATAGCTTTAATTGTATACATAAAAATCTTTTCTGCTGAGATTTTAACTATTCCACGGACATCCTCGATCATGAGATCCTGTAAAGGTACCtgtaaatattcaattttaaagcAAGAAATTATAAGCTATTAATAAAAGTTGAAGCAGCTTTAAgtgatatattttattgaaagGTAACATATCAACATCCTATACGCATGTTATACTGATTGATTCAAGAATAACCAGTAATAGTAAAACTTTtctatatttgatgagttttctTAAATGTTTTCGATTTTTTATCTACAACGTTGAAATATACAATAATTGAAACAATAAATGCAAGTCCTCAAAAGCATCACAATCCGATACATGCTGTAGAAGCAAACAATTATTCAAATCTGTATTTTTTGTCAACTTTGTCACCTGCACATCAAACTTAACAACAAATGATTAACTACAAAATTGTGGAAAATATATGCCTCTTGTTAGCAAAATAAATACACGCAAAGAATCAAAATCATAGACaggaaacatttaaaaagatGTTTTGTCATAAAACATTATAAGCCAAAAGGCATGTTTATGATGTATACTGCAAAGTCATAAACACAAACACACGAACGAGTATTAAAgtaatttgttgtgtttttttcaaaatactgcAGAGTTGCATGTTTGATTTCAGTAGACTTTTAATTAAACATGACTTAAGTTTTACTCACACTTTTAGACCTTGTATTTTGGTAAGAGATTAAACATTACACTCACCTGTTGTTCATATAAGCACattttaaagtgttgaaaaaagGCATAATTTGCATCTTCGTTTTTAGATTGAAGCTGTGCAAATCTGTGCTGAGCATCATATCCAAAAGACACAAAATTCTGTTCCTTATCAAAAAGGATACATGATGCTGTTTTCCTTTCTGTCTCGTCTTTAC
Encoded here:
- the LOC139494515 gene encoding heat shock 70 kDa protein 12B-like, producing MAVSNTKVNRFKLVAAIEIGTPFSTYAFSTVNGFQKDPLDIQQIKTWYSDSKRKGITKTSTCLLLDQKLRFVSFGNDAQEEYAQLKHTKKNTEYLFFRHFNLQLYESKEPFKKLQLNDLDGNGKTSAKRVYTMAIIALKNELLQQFETDERLSNEADILWILSTPAAFPEDSISFMKECAKQVLRKMNLK
- the LOC139494962 gene encoding heat shock 70 kDa protein 12A-like, which encodes MIEDVRGIVKISAEKIFMYTIKAITDALIEQIRKAKLYTSTNKENIRWVITVPAIWDDRSKLFMRQCAILAGLQPLQIFIALEPEAASIFCNNLATERPENIADGFIKPTEGTKYMVVDIGGGTTDITVHEKLENGMLKELTKSSGKGIGGTTVDKAFLEMIQDKLTEPVFNSLKKENPVVFLDLRKDLEEAKKSVTEEDSDILDIPMNYSAINSISKRQYNTSISKQITDIIIDENLQVDNETIKDLFKSTTDGVLTTIENALQFDEANEVSMILLVGGFSNCEIIEHAIRNRFENKRIIVPVDAGTAVMQGAVMYGHKPEVIYNRITKYTYGIGAQIPFDNKKHDPSRKFVQGKNVLCGKVFDIIVSRDHNIPRYSNLSRNYCIIPKGNKHQSCIYISDKSCPKYIDEANCRKIGTLEITLPNTKDRKRSIEVHYFFGDTSLKIRAYDPESRQEFESTVVID
- the LOC139494516 gene encoding heat shock 70 kDa protein 12B-like — translated: MRQKMTEEFGKVNYDLAAAIDIGTSASGYAYSTKTAFSSNPLNIISEQCWNKFGLCKDETERKTASCILFDKEQNFVSFGYDAQHRFAQLQSKNEDANYAFFQHFKMCLYEQQVSVMFNLLPKYKV